From Amphiura filiformis chromosome 20, Afil_fr2py, whole genome shotgun sequence, a single genomic window includes:
- the LOC140142919 gene encoding kelch repeat and BTB domain-containing protein 2-like isoform X1, with the protein MATSVQDQFVKQMGDPSHLSHLSSGLNQLRHQAAFCDVTIIVGDQRFPAHKAVLSCASDYFHGMFTLGFQESTMSEITVPGTEESFAQILDFAYTGHFSLSVRTVTGILKMACYMNMTIAVELCAEYLKDVKDKLTVDDCFEVWSIASNHISLSDVTQIYSSHIIQNFLKCVNSRVFLENSTASVMMEILSDEEIETDTTTEEQILQGAVMWLKYDWEQRKVHAVDLLKKIRLGLVPVDRLQEILGEELLAIPECKDMVKKVFKLSDIMDTASPQLMESHPDLFATRNTITAVVLVKEDSYELGSGISVVCVTETACYKLTKFADFPSKFTYQESDDLRNGVGILVSDGHLYGGGGKDFALFSTTPARLESHYKCLSENNFFRYNSEKNEWNALPPMLKIRHSPIMIQVNECIYSIGISENAVAMNSVMEKYSFSRNEWEIVRDELGFMAFNVVVVNGYLLIKGVMSHGLLTSRIELVKVTLYKPVKDEWWDVSPVEQLEQRSYFVEVDNICYLITESHKVKKVLCDCESHRPSIMIAETVNEDTDTWVKVDGAIGVDGEFTFDKRKLGMIPMACDCEAHAENGVNRDEDA; encoded by the coding sequence ATGGCAACATCAGTTCAAGACCAGTTTGTAAAACAAATGGGAGACCCATCCCACTTGTCTCATCTCTCCTCAGGACTTAACCAGTTACGGCATCAGGCTGCCTTCTGTGATGTCACTATCATTGTTGGAGATCAAAGATTTCCTGCTCACAAAGCAGTTCTAAGCTGTGCGAGTGACTACTTCCATGGCATGTTCACATTAGGGTTTCAAGAAAGTACAATGAGTGAAATTACTGTTCCTGGAACTGAAGAAAGCTTTGCCCAAATCTTGGACTTTGCTTATACAGGACACTTTTCTCTCTCAGTAAGAACAGTCACAGGTATTCTCAAAATGGCCTGTTACATGAATATGACCATAGCTGTAGAGTTATGTGCCGAGTacctcaaagatgtcaaagaTAAGCTTACAGTGGACGACTGTTTTGAGGTCTGGTCAATCGCAAGCAATCATATCAGTCTTTCAGATGTTACACAGATATACAGCAGCCATATTATCCAGAACTTTTTGAAGTGTGTTAATTCAAGAGTATTTCTGGAGAATTCCACCGCAAGTGTCATGATGGAGATCTTAAGTGATGAAGAAATAGAGACAGACACCACAACAGAAGAACAGATTCTGCAAGGAGCAGTAATGTGGCTGAAGTATGATTGGGAGCAGCGTAAGGTCCATGCTGTTGATCTCCTGAAGAAGATACGTCTTGGTTTGGTGCCAGTTGACAGACTCCAGGAGATCCTTGGTGAAGAGTTGCTAGCCATACCAGAGTGTAAGGATATGGTGAAGAAGGTTTTCAAGTTAAGTGATATCATGGATACTGCTTCACCCCAATTGATGGAGAGTCACCCAGACTTATTTGCGACCAGAAACACCATCACAGCTGTAGTACTTGTAAAGGAAGACAGTTATGAGTTGGGATCTGGTATTTCTGTAGTATGTGTTACTGAAACAGCATGTTACAAGCTCACCAAATTTGCTGATTTTCCTAGCAAATTTACATATCAAGAATCGGATGATCTGAGAAATGGTGTCGGAATATTGGTTTCTGATGGTCATTTGTATGGTGGAGGAGGCAAGGACTTTGCATTGTTTAGCACAACACCAGCACGACTAGAAAGTCATTACAAGTGTCTGTCTGAAAACAATTTCTTCCGGTATAATTCTGAGAAGAATGAATGGAATGCGCTTCCACCTATGCTCAAGATTCGTCACTCGCCTATAATGATTCAGGTTAATGAATGCATTTATTCAATTGGTATATCTGAAAATGCCGTAGCCATGAACAGTGTAATGGAGAAATATAGTTTCTCTAGAAACGAGTGGGAAATCGTTAGAGATGAGCTGGGCTTTATGGCATTTAATGTTGTAGTAGTTAATGGATATCTGTTGATCAAAGGAGTCATGTCTCACGGCTTACTCACATCAAGAATAGAACTTGTAAAGGTTACACTGTATAAACCAGTCAAAGATGAATGGTGGGATGTTTCACCTGTTGAACAGTTAGAACAAAGGTCATACTTTGTGGAAGTTGACAACATTTGCTACCTAATCACAGAGTCACACAAAGTAAAGAAGGTTCTTTGTGACTGTGAGAGTCATAGGCCTTCGATTATGATTGCAGAGACTGTGAATGAAGACACAGATACTTGGGTAAAAGTTGACGGAGCTATCGGTGTTGATGGCGAATTCACATTTGATAAACGCAAACTTGGCATGATACCAATGGCGTGCGATTGTGAAGCCCACGCAGAGAATGGAGTTAACAGAGATGAAGATGCATAG